A stretch of the Denticeps clupeoides chromosome 6, fDenClu1.1, whole genome shotgun sequence genome encodes the following:
- the vamp2 gene encoding vesicle-associated membrane protein 2 yields MSGPGPAGAPAPEGGNQPPPNLTSNRRLQQTQAQVDEVVDIMRVNVDKVLERDQKLSELDDRADALQAGASQFETSAAKLKNKYWWKNAKMMIILGVICVIVLIIIIVYFSS; encoded by the exons at GTCTGGCCCAGGTCCTGCCGGTGCCCCTGCCCCTGAGGGAGGGAATCAGCCCCCTCCCAACCTCACCAGCAACCGCCGACTGCAGCAGACCCAGGCTCAAGTCGATGAG GTGGTGGACATTATGCGTGTGAACGTAGATAAGGTCCTGGAGAGGGACCAGAAGCTCTCTGAGTTGGATGACCGTGCTGATGCCCTCCAGGCTGGGGCCTCACAGTTTGAGACCAGTGCTGCGAAGCTCAAGAACAAGTACTGGTGGAAGAACGCCAAG ATGATGATAATTCTGGGAGTGATATGTGTGATTGTCCTCATCATTATCATTG TCTACTTCAGCTCCTAA